One genomic region from Sporomusaceae bacterium FL31 encodes:
- a CDS encoding alanyl-tRNA editing protein, protein MKTRRLYHENSYLQEFDAEVVEIIEYPENRFGVVLNQTAFYPESGGQPYDTGTLNDIPVIEVRQQQDTIIHMMEQRPSDILVTGKINWSRRFDHMQQHSGEHILSGAFLELFGVYNIGFHLGDCFTTIDLAIDELTEQQIQQVEQRANEMVFANRLVHCSFVDKAQLADLKLRKELTKTYDTIRIVNMGGFDCCPCGGTHTAFTGEIGLIKIRSWERIKTGVRIEVLCGHRALADYQKKNRITSILSTELSVRAEHILTAFNKQSERLHQLTKELADIKKVMTNHTAAMLLSQAELTNGFRIICFIDQNSASLNQLASILTANSKTIALLGAKNPETTKSSLLFACSPDIELHMGGELKAALQMVAGKGGGSAQHAQGGFSGESSIYFVLEQAKSSILMKLSTALG, encoded by the coding sequence ATGAAAACACGCAGGCTATATCACGAAAACAGCTATCTGCAGGAGTTTGATGCTGAAGTAGTAGAAATTATTGAATATCCGGAAAATCGCTTTGGGGTTGTGCTAAATCAAACAGCATTTTATCCTGAAAGCGGCGGACAACCGTATGATACAGGAACACTGAACGATATACCCGTTATTGAGGTCCGCCAACAACAGGATACCATCATTCATATGATGGAACAGCGTCCGTCCGACATCCTGGTTACCGGTAAAATTAATTGGTCAAGACGCTTTGACCATATGCAGCAGCATAGCGGTGAGCACATTTTATCCGGAGCCTTTCTAGAACTATTCGGTGTTTATAATATCGGCTTTCATCTAGGTGATTGCTTTACAACGATAGACTTAGCAATCGATGAATTGACTGAGCAGCAAATCCAGCAAGTAGAGCAGCGAGCTAACGAAATGGTTTTCGCTAATCGCCTAGTTCACTGCTCATTTGTCGACAAAGCTCAATTAGCGGATTTGAAACTCAGAAAAGAATTAACCAAAACATATGATACGATCAGAATCGTAAATATGGGTGGATTTGATTGCTGTCCATGCGGCGGTACACATACAGCCTTTACCGGTGAGATCGGGTTAATAAAAATACGCAGTTGGGAACGAATTAAAACAGGTGTACGAATTGAAGTTCTTTGCGGCCATAGAGCATTGGCCGACTACCAGAAAAAAAATAGGATTACCAGCATCTTATCAACTGAACTTTCCGTAAGAGCAGAACATATTCTTACCGCTTTTAACAAACAGAGCGAACGGTTGCATCAATTAACCAAAGAGTTAGCTGATATCAAAAAAGTAATGACCAACCATACTGCGGCTATGCTGTTAAGTCAGGCAGAGCTAACAAACGGATTTAGAATTATCTGCTTTATTGACCAAAATTCAGCTAGCCTGAATCAGCTTGCCAGCATCTTAACAGCCAATTCCAAAACTATCGCTTTACTTGGGGCAAAAAATCCTGAAACCACGAAAAGCAGCTTATTATTTGCCTGCTCTCCTGATATTGAACTTCATATGGGGGGCGAACTGAAAGCAGCTCTGCAAATGGTAGCAGGTAAAGGCGGCGGAAGCGCTCAGCATGCGCAAGGCGGCTTTAGCGGCGAAAGCAGCATTTATTTCGTGCTGGAACAAGCCAAAAGCAGCATTCTTATGAAATTATCAACGGCTCTTGGCTAA
- a CDS encoding amino acid permease, with amino-acid sequence MSVQSEALRRELGWLQGAAMTVGAVLGSGVLVLPVSAAQIAGPASLISWLLMGLLAIPLATVLGILGSNYPDAGGIASYTKQAFGDKAGAVTGFLFLGTVPIGGPVVALIGANYIGTLLSLTQPVIYSIAAVMLLLALFFNYRGIHLSGQVQVGIILVITIVLLAASLAALPHIKADYFKPFAPYGWLPVGKAMATLFWAFVGWEMIVHLAEEFKNPAKDIPRSLGSAIGLTNVLYLMVAFATIGTGAYLGTGSEAALAVMIGQGWGELASLLTGILGFTVCYGTVHTYIAGFSRLVYSQARDGYFPGYFNQLSSRYATPGRVLICLAGVFVLVLLLNYLIGGSIGFLMQWPSAIFIALYILAMAASLKLFYKNIWLRCCALISLVICIVIYTFTGWIGLYPLLVGLIGWQAISKK; translated from the coding sequence ATGAGTGTTCAATCCGAAGCATTACGTCGTGAGCTTGGTTGGCTGCAAGGAGCAGCCATGACGGTAGGGGCTGTCTTAGGATCCGGTGTACTGGTCTTGCCAGTGTCAGCAGCCCAAATCGCCGGTCCGGCCTCGTTAATCAGTTGGCTGCTTATGGGGCTTTTAGCAATACCTTTAGCAACTGTATTAGGAATACTAGGCTCGAACTATCCTGATGCGGGAGGGATAGCCTCTTATACTAAACAGGCCTTTGGAGACAAGGCTGGTGCAGTTACCGGATTTCTATTTTTGGGGACAGTCCCTATTGGTGGACCTGTTGTAGCCTTGATTGGTGCAAATTACATTGGAACCTTGCTGTCCTTAACTCAACCAGTGATATATAGTATTGCCGCTGTCATGTTATTGTTGGCATTATTTTTTAATTACCGGGGGATTCACTTGTCAGGACAAGTACAAGTCGGGATTATACTCGTCATTACAATCGTACTGTTAGCTGCCAGCCTTGCGGCTTTGCCCCATATTAAGGCTGATTATTTCAAACCATTTGCCCCGTATGGCTGGTTACCAGTCGGTAAGGCCATGGCCACCTTATTTTGGGCTTTTGTTGGCTGGGAAATGATTGTTCATCTTGCTGAGGAGTTCAAAAATCCGGCAAAAGATATACCACGGAGCTTAGGTTCGGCCATTGGCTTGACTAATGTGTTATATCTTATGGTTGCTTTTGCCACAATAGGAACTGGTGCCTATTTAGGGACAGGCAGTGAGGCTGCACTGGCTGTCATGATTGGTCAAGGGTGGGGAGAATTGGCAAGCTTATTAACCGGAATACTGGGTTTCACAGTTTGCTATGGAACAGTTCATACCTATATTGCCGGCTTTTCACGGCTTGTTTATTCGCAAGCTCGTGATGGCTATTTTCCGGGTTACTTCAATCAGCTTAGTTCCAGATATGCGACTCCTGGGCGGGTATTGATTTGTCTGGCCGGTGTATTTGTCCTGGTACTGCTGCTTAATTATCTTATTGGGGGCAGTATTGGGTTTTTAATGCAGTGGCCAAGTGCAATATTTATTGCCCTGTATATTTTAGCTATGGCGGCTTCACTGAAGCTTTTTTATAAAAATATCTGGCTGCGGTGCTGTGCGCTGATTTCCTTAGTAATCTGTATTGTGATTTATACTTTTACTGGCTGGATTGGTCTATATCCGTTGCTAGTGGGACTCATTGGCTGGCAAGCGATAAGCAAGAAATAA
- a CDS encoding methyl-accepting chemotaxis sensory transducer, with product MLQWFNNLKILVKIMVSVVIATFFLVVVGGIGYYYTNQISEQMTMMYQERLIPIKRLNETRHNFSAVHGMILEVILGNPDKAKEQKIMEDIKTLAEETNRTLGDYKKSKLSPFEQEKITELDQSIGLYRVERQKALSMAQAGQRQEAYSYFAQNASKHLEHTKAILKELADYSAQASEKSNQTGESNALLAKSLIIAITILAVAVSTILSWLLARMIARRLGNTVHTLNLVAAGDLTKEVTVTAQDEIGQMGSALNATVRNLNNLIGNVRLLGEQVAASSQQLTASSGESAQATNQVAMTIADVSQGTELQVSAVNESSAIVEQMSAGIHQIAANANVVAGVSGQAANTARSGETAVISAVDQMNNIERTVISSAEVVAKLGERSNEIGQIVDTISGIAGQTNLLALNAAIEAARAGEQGRGFAVVAEEVRKLAEQSQDAAKQIAGLISEIQGDTDKAVVAMSEGTREVKAGTDAVAVAGKAFNEIVQLIDQVSSQVRDISAAIQQMAGGSEKIVESVRDIDRISKETAGQAQTMSAATQEQSAAMEEIAASSQSLANMALQLQTAIDKFKV from the coding sequence ATGCTGCAGTGGTTCAATAATTTAAAAATCTTAGTTAAAATAATGGTTTCGGTAGTGATCGCAACATTCTTTTTAGTAGTAGTAGGTGGTATCGGCTATTATTACACCAATCAAATTAGTGAACAAATGACTATGATGTATCAGGAGCGGCTGATACCAATCAAAAGGCTTAATGAAACTCGCCATAATTTTAGTGCCGTACATGGAATGATTCTTGAAGTTATTTTGGGCAATCCAGATAAAGCCAAAGAACAAAAAATCATGGAAGATATTAAAACTCTTGCTGAAGAGACTAATCGTACATTAGGTGATTATAAAAAATCGAAGTTATCACCTTTTGAACAGGAGAAAATTACAGAGTTAGATCAGTCTATTGGATTATACCGTGTAGAAAGACAAAAGGCCTTAAGCATGGCGCAAGCCGGACAACGGCAGGAAGCGTATAGTTACTTTGCACAAAATGCCAGCAAGCATCTTGAACATACCAAAGCGATTTTAAAAGAACTGGCTGATTATAGTGCTCAAGCTAGTGAAAAATCAAATCAGACTGGTGAGAGCAATGCTTTACTGGCAAAATCACTCATTATTGCAATTACTATCCTCGCAGTGGCAGTTTCAACAATTTTAAGCTGGCTGTTGGCAAGAATGATTGCGCGCAGACTGGGGAATACTGTTCATACACTGAATCTGGTTGCGGCTGGCGATTTAACTAAAGAAGTAACTGTCACGGCACAAGATGAAATTGGTCAAATGGGGTCAGCTTTAAATGCCACGGTACGCAACTTAAATAATCTCATTGGCAATGTCAGATTGCTTGGAGAGCAAGTGGCTGCTTCGTCTCAGCAGCTTACTGCAAGTTCTGGTGAGTCGGCGCAAGCTACCAATCAGGTCGCAATGACTATTGCGGATGTTTCACAAGGGACAGAGCTGCAGGTTAGCGCTGTTAATGAGTCTTCAGCCATTGTTGAACAGATGTCGGCAGGAATACACCAGATTGCGGCAAATGCAAACGTTGTTGCTGGTGTTTCCGGCCAAGCGGCCAATACCGCCCGCAGCGGTGAAACAGCAGTAATTTCTGCAGTCGATCAAATGAATAACATCGAAAGAACTGTTATCAGTTCGGCTGAGGTTGTTGCAAAGCTTGGGGAACGCTCTAACGAAATTGGCCAAATTGTTGATACCATTTCAGGAATTGCAGGGCAAACCAATCTATTGGCATTAAACGCAGCCATTGAAGCGGCCCGTGCCGGTGAGCAAGGGCGTGGTTTTGCTGTTGTTGCTGAAGAAGTTCGCAAATTAGCTGAGCAGTCTCAAGATGCCGCTAAACAAATTGCCGGTTTAATCAGCGAAATTCAGGGCGATACAGATAAAGCTGTTGTGGCCATGAGCGAGGGTACCCGGGAAGTAAAAGCTGGAACTGATGCTGTGGCTGTTGCTGGAAAAGCCTTTAATGAGATTGTTCAGCTTATTGATCAAGTATCAAGCCAGGTTCGAGATATTTCTGCAGCCATTCAGCAAATGGCTGGCGGCAGTGAAAAAATTGTGGAATCAGTTCGTGATATTGATAGAATTAGTAAAGAGACTGCTGGACAAGCTCAAACCATGTCGGCAGCTACGCAGGAACAATCTGCGGCTATGGAAGAAATCGCCGCTTCAAGTCAAAGTTTGGCCAATATGGCTTTGCAGCTTCAAACAGCAATTGATAAATTTAAGGTATAG
- the rocF gene encoding arginase produces MWLGQTRYGTNLAPDALRSVGLLARLRAINEDIIDLGNIPITTTGQFKASETQVKNLKSIAAACDKIAKSVADILANSRFPLVLGGDHSIAIGTLAGLTRHYHNPGVIWYDAHADINTHETTPSGNIHGMPLAVSMGLGHETLVNAGGSKFRIKPENIVFIGVRDIDAGEADLIASHNIKLYTVDDVNRLGMDTVIAETAQYLSKCDGIHLSFDIDGIDPVAMPGVGTPVAGGVSYEDSLRALQLLAELDSIISAEFVELNPLLDKDSRTTKAALDLIAAFVGEKSRGEVAHSSNLWQPELTATIKV; encoded by the coding sequence ATGTGGTTAGGTCAGACCCGTTATGGGACTAACTTGGCTCCTGATGCATTGCGTTCTGTTGGTCTATTAGCCCGATTGCGGGCAATAAATGAAGATATTATTGACTTAGGGAATATTCCTATCACAACCACCGGGCAGTTTAAAGCCAGTGAAACCCAGGTGAAAAACCTTAAATCTATTGCAGCAGCTTGTGATAAAATTGCTAAAAGTGTTGCCGATATTCTTGCAAATAGCCGTTTCCCGCTGGTCTTAGGCGGTGATCATAGTATCGCTATTGGAACGCTAGCTGGACTTACTCGGCATTATCATAATCCCGGTGTTATTTGGTATGATGCCCATGCCGATATCAATACTCATGAAACTACTCCCAGCGGAAATATCCACGGTATGCCGCTTGCGGTCAGTATGGGACTCGGGCATGAGACGCTGGTGAATGCTGGCGGCAGCAAGTTTAGAATCAAACCTGAGAATATTGTCTTTATTGGTGTACGTGATATTGATGCTGGTGAAGCTGATCTCATTGCCAGTCACAATATCAAGCTATATACCGTTGATGACGTGAATCGTTTAGGGATGGACACGGTTATTGCTGAAACGGCTCAATATTTATCAAAGTGTGATGGTATCCATCTAAGTTTTGATATTGACGGTATTGATCCAGTAGCAATGCCTGGTGTGGGAACTCCAGTAGCTGGCGGTGTTAGCTATGAAGATAGTCTACGGGCATTGCAATTATTAGCTGAGCTGGATTCTATTATTTCTGCAGAATTTGTTGAACTTAACCCGCTGCTTGATAAAGATTCGAGAACGACTAAAGCGGCTCTGGATCTCATTGCTGCTTTTGTGGGAGAGAAGTCTCGCGGCGAAGTTGCGCATAGTTCGAACCTTTGGCAGCCAGAGCTTACTGCAACAATAAAAGTATAA
- a CDS encoding IclR family transcriptional regulator, with product MAKESELIHSIDRALDILLLLQQEGKEMGVTQIGTSLGMYKSTVYRTLNTLENKGFVQQNPDNGKYWLGMKLYSLGMLIREKSHLTSIAYSYAKELSEKYREVVHISVLDKGAEHYPKHIIIDKIESQQVLSLTPPIGSSAPCHCSAVGKCLLAFSSEQYIEKFLGHVLPKYTEKTIVQWDKLLTELAEIRQKGYALDDEELELGLTCLAAPIFGRGNDVLAALSLSGPSSRVKSERFAEMVAAIIQTTKMISGQLR from the coding sequence ATGGCCAAAGAATCGGAATTGATCCATTCTATTGATCGTGCTCTTGATATTTTATTGCTCTTGCAGCAAGAGGGTAAAGAAATGGGGGTTACGCAGATTGGTACCAGCTTAGGTATGTATAAAAGTACTGTTTATCGAACCCTGAATACTTTGGAGAATAAGGGCTTTGTCCAGCAGAATCCGGATAATGGCAAATATTGGCTGGGGATGAAACTGTATTCTTTAGGGATGCTCATTCGGGAAAAATCTCATCTGACCAGCATTGCCTATTCCTATGCGAAAGAGTTGTCTGAGAAATACCGGGAAGTTGTACATATTTCAGTGTTAGATAAAGGTGCAGAGCATTACCCTAAGCACATTATTATTGATAAAATTGAAAGCCAGCAAGTGCTAAGTTTGACTCCGCCCATTGGTTCAAGTGCTCCTTGTCATTGTTCAGCAGTGGGTAAGTGTTTATTGGCTTTTAGTTCAGAGCAGTATATTGAGAAATTTCTCGGTCATGTATTGCCAAAGTATACCGAAAAAACCATTGTTCAATGGGATAAGCTGCTTACAGAACTTGCTGAAATTCGCCAAAAGGGGTATGCACTTGACGATGAAGAGTTAGAATTGGGATTGACTTGCCTCGCGGCTCCTATTTTTGGCCGTGGCAATGATGTCTTAGCTGCGCTCAGTTTATCTGGTCCTAGTTCACGGGTAAAGTCGGAACGGTTTGCTGAAATGGTAGCTGCAATTATTCAGACAACTAAAATGATTTCCGGTCAGTTACGCTAA
- the buk1 gene encoding putative butyrate kinase — translation MSKKIANELILVINPGATSTKFAVFNGETQLLKKTIQHSVSDLQNFIQIFDQYHYRLELILTSLREEGVALDSLKAVVGRGGILKPLSGGTYQINTQMVADLKLAERGEHASNLGAVMAFDIAEKLKIASYIVDPVSVDEMTAVARFSGMPELPRISLSHALNMKAVARKAAQQLGRRYEEVHFIVVHLGTGISVSPHKNGLMIDVNNAMEEGPFSPDRSGGLPASQLVRLCYSGQYSYQELKRKINGQGGVYAYLGTRDMREVEALADQGNKLAAETLEAFCYQVAKEIGAMATVLEGQVDRIILTGGMAFSGKIVAQISKRVQFIAPILVIPGEEELESLALGALRVLRGEEEVRNYQ, via the coding sequence ATGAGCAAAAAAATAGCCAATGAACTTATTTTAGTGATTAATCCAGGTGCTACATCAACTAAATTTGCTGTTTTTAACGGTGAGACGCAGTTATTGAAAAAGACTATCCAGCATTCTGTGAGCGATTTACAAAATTTTATCCAGATATTTGACCAATATCATTATCGTCTAGAGCTTATCCTTACTAGTTTGCGGGAGGAAGGCGTTGCTCTGGACAGTTTGAAGGCAGTTGTTGGACGGGGGGGGATCTTAAAACCTCTGTCAGGTGGTACTTATCAAATTAATACTCAAATGGTGGCAGACCTAAAATTAGCTGAGCGGGGTGAACATGCCTCAAATCTTGGAGCAGTCATGGCCTTTGATATTGCAGAGAAATTAAAGATCGCTTCGTATATTGTGGATCCAGTATCAGTAGACGAAATGACAGCTGTAGCACGTTTCTCGGGAATGCCGGAGCTGCCAAGAATTAGTTTATCCCATGCCTTAAATATGAAGGCTGTTGCCCGAAAGGCGGCGCAGCAGTTAGGACGGCGTTACGAAGAGGTTCATTTTATTGTGGTTCATTTGGGAACAGGTATCTCTGTTTCACCTCATAAAAATGGTCTAATGATTGATGTGAATAATGCGATGGAAGAAGGCCCATTTTCACCCGATCGTTCTGGCGGTCTGCCGGCCAGCCAGCTAGTCAGACTCTGTTATTCGGGTCAGTATTCCTATCAGGAACTAAAACGTAAAATCAATGGTCAAGGTGGCGTTTATGCCTACTTGGGCACAAGAGATATGCGGGAAGTTGAGGCACTGGCAGACCAGGGCAATAAGCTGGCAGCCGAAACTCTTGAAGCCTTCTGTTACCAGGTTGCTAAAGAAATTGGTGCAATGGCCACTGTATTAGAGGGGCAGGTCGACCGGATTATTTTAACTGGCGGAATGGCTTTCTCAGGCAAAATTGTCGCGCAGATCAGCAAACGAGTGCAGTTTATTGCTCCTATTCTTGTGATTCCGGGTGAGGAAGAATTGGAGTCACTCGCTTTAGGTGCGCTGCGGGTACTCCGTGGTGAAGAGGAAGTAAGGAATTATCAGTAA
- the ptb gene encoding phosphate butyryltransferase: MYQNYQQVLDQARGIGPLTISVAAAQDKEVLIALKTAQEAGIVKPILVGDKQQIISLMNELGFSAAAIVHESDSDEAAKTAVALVRNGDAQILMKGQINSSNFLKAVLNKEVGLRTGRLLSHLACFEIKNQSNLLFVTDGGMNISPTLAEKKDILKNAMLALNAMGIVPHVAVLAANEVVSTRMPATMDAKSITEGYLAGEFPSGIVEGPIALDVAVSCEAARHKNIASHIAGKVDLMLVPSIETGNILGKALIYYGGAKMAGLVLGASHPIVMTSRAETAEGKLNSIALACLAYEQKSQS, encoded by the coding sequence TTGTATCAAAATTATCAGCAAGTATTGGACCAAGCTAGAGGCATCGGGCCACTGACCATTAGTGTTGCAGCTGCCCAGGATAAAGAAGTGCTGATTGCGCTAAAAACTGCTCAGGAGGCTGGAATTGTTAAGCCTATCTTGGTTGGTGATAAACAGCAGATTATATCGCTAATGAATGAGCTCGGCTTCAGTGCAGCAGCTATTGTCCATGAGAGTGACAGCGATGAAGCGGCCAAAACGGCTGTAGCCTTGGTGCGCAATGGCGATGCTCAAATTTTAATGAAAGGTCAGATTAACAGCAGTAATTTTCTTAAGGCAGTTCTTAACAAGGAAGTTGGTTTACGGACAGGGCGGCTGCTTAGCCACTTGGCTTGCTTTGAAATCAAGAACCAATCCAACCTGCTTTTTGTAACAGATGGTGGTATGAATATCAGTCCAACTTTAGCCGAGAAAAAGGATATTCTGAAAAATGCCATGCTGGCACTGAATGCCATGGGCATAGTGCCTCATGTTGCTGTTCTTGCGGCCAATGAAGTGGTCAGCACTAGGATGCCGGCAACAATGGATGCTAAGTCTATTACTGAAGGCTATCTGGCCGGAGAATTTCCGTCAGGCATCGTAGAAGGACCCATTGCACTGGATGTAGCCGTTAGCTGTGAAGCAGCCCGGCATAAAAATATAGCTAGCCATATTGCGGGTAAGGTTGATTTGATGCTTGTACCTTCTATTGAAACAGGAAATATTTTGGGAAAAGCTTTAATTTATTATGGCGGTGCGAAAATGGCTGGCTTAGTATTGGGAGCGAGTCATCCGATTGTTATGACATCCCGGGCTGAAACAGCAGAAGGTAAGTTGAATTCTATTGCTTTGGCATGTTTGGCTTATGAGCAAAAATCTCAATCCTAA
- a CDS encoding oxidoreductase encodes MAKVVVLAEYCKSCGLCLSVCPNHVLRVGKKTNQKGYYVIEVANEAQCTGCTLCGIMCPDLALEIAR; translated from the coding sequence ATGGCAAAGGTGGTTGTTCTTGCTGAGTATTGCAAAAGCTGTGGATTATGCTTGTCAGTATGTCCGAATCATGTGTTAAGAGTTGGTAAGAAGACCAATCAGAAAGGCTATTACGTCATAGAAGTTGCTAATGAAGCACAATGTACCGGCTGTACGTTATGCGGCATTATGTGTCCGGATTTAGCATTAGAAATAGCCAGGTAG
- a CDS encoding 3-methyl-2-oxobutanoate dehydrogenase subunit VorB — protein MDKRLIKGNEAIAEAAIRAGCKLFFGYPITPSTEIMEYLAKHMPKAGGIVLQGEDEVASINMCYGAAATGARVMTASSSPGFSLKQEGLSYLAAAELPVVVVNVNRTGPGLGGLGPAQSDYFQCTKGGGHGDYRLIVLAPSKGQELYDYTMQAFDLADQYRNPVLILADGFLGQMMEPIEFKERPQLELPDKDWKTDGCRGRSKRKIASYALTNEIGEAHCLYWQTKYMQIKEDEQRWESFYTDDAEYLLVGYGTCGRIAKSVVLHARQQGLKLGLIRPITVWPFPEKAFAPCLNTVKGIVTIELNAGQMIEDVQLAVQCKMPVHLYSRQGGMLPTEGEIWEYVSRVFQLTPPEEE, from the coding sequence ATGGATAAACGATTAATCAAGGGGAATGAAGCAATCGCTGAGGCGGCCATACGTGCCGGGTGCAAACTTTTTTTTGGCTATCCGATAACCCCATCAACCGAGATCATGGAATATTTGGCCAAACATATGCCTAAAGCCGGTGGGATTGTATTGCAGGGAGAAGATGAAGTTGCTTCTATTAATATGTGCTATGGAGCCGCGGCAACAGGAGCAAGGGTAATGACAGCTTCCTCTAGTCCTGGTTTTAGTTTAAAACAAGAAGGACTGTCCTATTTGGCTGCTGCAGAATTACCGGTCGTAGTGGTTAATGTCAATCGCACCGGACCTGGTTTGGGCGGGCTTGGCCCGGCTCAGTCAGATTATTTTCAGTGCACAAAGGGCGGCGGACACGGCGATTATCGCTTAATCGTATTAGCACCATCAAAAGGGCAAGAGCTTTATGACTATACCATGCAAGCTTTTGATTTGGCTGATCAATATCGAAATCCGGTTTTAATTCTTGCTGATGGATTTTTGGGTCAAATGATGGAACCTATTGAATTTAAAGAACGACCACAGCTTGAACTGCCGGATAAAGACTGGAAAACCGATGGATGTCGTGGACGATCCAAACGCAAAATTGCCAGCTATGCTTTGACCAATGAAATTGGGGAAGCCCATTGTCTCTATTGGCAGACTAAATATATGCAGATAAAAGAAGATGAACAGCGATGGGAAAGCTTTTATACGGATGACGCAGAGTATTTGCTGGTGGGATACGGAACATGCGGTCGTATTGCCAAGAGTGTAGTTCTGCACGCGCGTCAGCAGGGCTTAAAATTAGGGTTAATTCGGCCAATAACAGTTTGGCCATTTCCAGAGAAAGCTTTCGCCCCGTGCCTGAATACAGTCAAGGGAATCGTCACTATTGAACTCAATGCCGGGCAGATGATTGAGGATGTGCAGTTAGCCGTTCAGTGTAAGATGCCAGTCCATTTATATAGCCGTCAGGGTGGGATGCTGCCTACGGAAGGTGAAATATGGGAATATGTTAGCAGAGTCTTTCAGTTGACACCGCCAGAGGAGGAGTAA
- a CDS encoding 2-oxoglutarate oxidoreductase codes for MQNVFSRPKGLTELPFHYCPGCTHGIIHRLIGEVLAELNIIEDTIGVAPVGCAGFSLDFFSCDFVGAAHGRAQAVATGIKRALPEKLVFTYQGDGDICAIGTSHAIHVAARAEKITSIMVNNAVFGMTGGQMAPTTLDGQITTTSPYGRDCNVVGSPIDLPKIIATMQGAAYVAAVSVDSPKNILAAKKAIKKGFQVQQAGLGFAFISILSTCPTNWGLSPVDSIKWLQQHMLPVYQMGELKLPEEGRNHD; via the coding sequence GTGCAGAATGTTTTTTCAAGACCCAAGGGATTAACCGAACTGCCCTTCCATTATTGTCCTGGATGCACTCATGGCATTATCCATCGTTTGATTGGCGAAGTTTTAGCAGAATTGAATATTATTGAAGATACAATCGGCGTTGCTCCGGTAGGCTGTGCTGGTTTCTCACTGGATTTTTTTAGTTGCGATTTTGTTGGAGCAGCACATGGAAGGGCACAGGCTGTAGCTACAGGAATTAAGCGGGCTTTACCAGAGAAGTTGGTGTTTACTTACCAGGGAGACGGCGATATTTGTGCGATTGGTACTTCACATGCGATACACGTTGCCGCCAGAGCGGAAAAAATCACATCCATCATGGTCAACAATGCGGTATTTGGCATGACTGGCGGTCAAATGGCTCCAACTACATTAGACGGGCAGATTACTACAACCAGCCCCTATGGCCGTGACTGCAATGTTGTTGGTTCGCCAATTGATTTACCCAAAATTATTGCGACAATGCAAGGGGCAGCCTATGTTGCCGCTGTATCGGTAGATTCGCCTAAAAATATTCTTGCAGCAAAGAAAGCCATCAAAAAGGGCTTCCAGGTTCAGCAAGCAGGGTTAGGCTTTGCTTTTATCAGCATTTTATCCACTTGTCCAACAAACTGGGGATTGTCACCTGTTGATAGCATCAAATGGCTGCAGCAGCATATGCTTCCTGTTTATCAAATGGGCGAACTTAAGCTGCCGGA